A part of Populus alba chromosome 8, ASM523922v2, whole genome shotgun sequence genomic DNA contains:
- the LOC118052463 gene encoding uncharacterized protein, whose translation MRKRPETSRSSNSQQRPPKQPPYANSTTNLSSSMKSIRSGSVWIILSAVIIYSCYSVHYYQFENLPSPLTAEQAGKRGFSEIQAIKHVKALTDFGPHPVGSESLDLALQYVLAEVENIKKNAYYEVDVEVDFFHAKTGANRLTSGLFRGKTLVYADLKHVVLRILPKFTPNQAADNTILVSSHIDTVFSTGGAGDCSSCVAVMLELARGISQWAHGFKNGVIFLFNTGEEEGLSGAHSFITQHPWSKTIRLAVDLEAMGVGGKSGIFQAGPHPWAIENFASAAKYPSGNIIAQDLFSSGVIKSATDFQVYKEVAGLSGLDFAFTDNGAVYHTKNDKLDLLKSGSLQHLGENMLAFLLRIASSPHLPKSKDMDKELKTGHDSAIFFDILGTYMIVYSQRFASMLHNSVILQSLLIWAASLFMGGSSATISLGLSCLSAILMLLFSISFSAFAAFIVPQISPSPVPYVANPLLVLGLFAAPALLGALTGQHLGYLILKKYLLIVYSKKKQLSSVVIADLVKLEAERWLYKAGFVQWLVLLIIGNYYKIGSSYLAVFWLVPPAFAYGLLEATLTPARLPKPLKLATLLMGLAVPILISSGTFIRFAGTIIGMAVRFDRNPGGTPEWLWNIVISTFIAVCICLTFIYVLSYVHLSGAKRSIILATSILFGLSLILVLSGFIQPFTEDTARAVNVVHVVDASGRYGEKQDPLSYISLFSNTPGKLEKEVEQIKEGFTCGKDKVVDFVAFSVNYGCWTHDDTESGWSESDIPTLHVDSDTKGEERITQVSIDTKFSTRWSLAINTKEIEDFILKGNSEELIPYGNKTSVDGWHHIQFSGGNDSPRKFELTLFWSVKSMPSADNVDRTIQDQRPLLKLRTDVDRLTPKTERVLAKLPTWCSLFGKSTSPLSLAFLSSLPVNF comes from the exons atgcgaaAACGACCGGAAACTTCTCGCTCTTCGAACTCACAGCAACGACCGCCCAAACAACCACCATATGCGAATAGCACAACCAATCTGAGTTCATCAATGAAATCAATACGGTCAGGATCTGTATGGATAATCTTATCCGCAGTCATAATTTACTCGTGTTATTCCGTTCACTATTACCAGTTCGAAAATCTGCCTTCACCTTTAACCGCTGAACAAGCCGGTAAAAGAGGTTTCTCTGAAATCCAAGCCATCAAACACGTCAAAGCATTGACAGATTTCGGTCCTCATCCCGTCGGCTCTGAATCTCTCGACCTCGCTTTGCAG tATGTTTTGGCGGAAGTGgagaatataaagaaaaacgCGTACTATGAAGTGGATGTTGAGGTGGATTTTTTTCACGCGAAAACCGGAGCGAATCGTTTAACTAGTGGATTATTTAGGGGCAAAACTCTTGTTTATGCCGATCTTAAACATGTTGTTTTAAGAATTTTGCCCAAATTTACTCCAAATCAAGCTGCTGATAATACTATTCTTGTGTCTTCTCACATTGATACCGTTTTCTCCAC GGGAGGGGCTGGAGATTGCAGTTCATGTGTAGCTGTGATGTTGGAACTTGCTCGAGGGATTTCGCAGTGGGCGCATGGGTTTAAAAATGGtgtgatatttttgtttaatactGGGGAAGAGGAGGGTTTGAGCGGGGCTCATAGCTTTATCACTCAG CATCCATGGAGTAAGACTATTCGTTTGGCTGTTGATTTGGAGGCTATGGGTGTAGGAGGAAAGTCTGGCATATTTCAG GCCGGACCTCATCCATGGGCCATTGAAAACTTTGCGTCAGCAGCGAAATACCCATCTGGGAATATCATAGCACAG GATCTGTTTTCTTCTGGAGTCATCAAATCTGCGACAGATTTCCAAGTATACAAAGAGGTTGCTGGTCTTTCAGGGCTTGACTTTGCTTTCACGGATAATGGTGCAGTTTATCACACTAAG AATGACAAATTAGATCTCTTGAAGTCTGGATCTCTCCAGCATCTTGGAGAAAATATGCTTGCTTTTCTGCTTCGGATTGCTTCATCCCCTCATCTTCCAAAAAGCAAGGACATGGACAAAGAGCTAAAAACTGGTCATGACAGTgctatattttttgatattttg GGGACATATATGATTGTGTACAGTCAACGTTTTGCAAGCATGCTTCATAACTCAGTGATACTGCAATCACTTCTAATATGGGCGGCGTCATTGTTTATGGGTGGTTCTTCAGCGACCATTTCATTGGGTTTGTCATGCTTGAGTGCTATCCTGATGTTGTTATTTTCAATAAGTTTCTCTGCTTTTGCGGCCTTCATTGTACCGCAAATATCTCCATCACCAGTGCCCTATGTTGCAAACCCATTGCTGGTGCTTGGGCTATTTGCTGCACCTGCACTCCTTGGGGCTTTGACGGGTCAACATTTGGGTTATCTTATTCTGAAGAAGTATTTATTGATTGTCTACTCCAAGAAAAAGCAGCTTTCATCTGTTGTCATAGCTGATTTGGTAAAGTTAGAGGCTGAAAGGTGGCTATATAAAGCTGGTTTTGTTCAGTGGCTTGTTCTTCTGATCATAGGAAACTATTATAAAATCGGATCATCGTACCTAGCAGTCTTTTGGCTTGTTCCACCAGCATTTGCAT ATGGTTTGCTTGAAGCAACTCTGACACCAGCTCGGCTGCCTAAGCCACTCAAACTTGCAACCCTCTTGATGGGCTTGGCAGTACCAATTCTGATTTCTTCTGGAACTTTCATTCGCTTTGCTGGAACAATTATCGGAATGGCAGTTCGATTCGACAG GAATCCTGGCGGCACACCAGAATGGCTGTGGAATATAGTAATTTCCACTTTCATTGCTGTTTGCATATGCCTGACTTTTATCTATGTACTTTCATATGTTCATCTTTCAG GTGCAAAAAGGTCAATCATTCTTGCAACCAGCATCCTGTTTGGCCTCTCACTTATTTTAGTATTATCTGGTTTTATTCAACCTTTTACAGAAGACACTGCCAGAGCTGTAAAT GTGGTGCATGTTGTCGATGCTTCAGGAAGATATGGTGAAAAGCAAGATCCTCTCTCTTATATATCTCTATTTTCAAACACCCCTGGAAAGCTTGAGAAGGAGGTTGAACAGATTAAAGAAGGATTCACATGTGGTAAAGACAAGGTTGTTGATTTTGTCGCCTTTTCAGTCAACTATGGTTGTTGGACCCATGATGATACTGAAAGTGGATGGAGCGAGTCAGATATTCCCACTCTGCATGTTGATAGTGATACCAAGGGAGAAGAAAGAATCACACAAGTTTCAATTGATACAAAATTCTCCACGCGCTGGTCTCTTGCAATCAATACCAAGGAGATAGAAGATTTCATTTTGAAAG GAAACTCAGAAGAATTAATTCCTTATGGCAACAAGACTAGTGTCGATGGATGGCATCACATTCAGTTTTCAGGAGGGAACGATTCACCAAGGAAGTTTGAGCTAACTCTTTTCTGGTCAGTAAAATCTATGCCCTCTGCTGACAATGTGGATAGAACGATACAGGACCAGCGTCCCTTGTTGAAGTTAAGAACAGATGTTGACCGATTAACACCAAAAACAGAGAGAGTTCTTGCAAAACTCCCTACATGGTGCTCCCTGTTTGGTAAATCGACATCTCCCCTCTCCTTAGCTTTCTTGAGCAGTCTTCCTGTTAATTTCTAG
- the LOC118052465 gene encoding GCN5-related N-acetyltransferase 4, chloroplastic produces MHFARRVQALLNQNKNQKESPFPYREVEGEGEAERESLQFLPIEMRSIPLGFSVSPTSINNHLNFNLKKQKQQRQQQNQYFFTSSSTRVSRNELALSSLPKSGLCRASQVAEFYPTVSPEIVVREARLEDCWEVAETHCSSFFPEYSFPLDFVLRVDRLAAMLSGFSIPNGCRRTCLVAVIGSSVDQTFYIGIEDFKIGGFDGKFSLNRGYVTGILTVDTVADFLPRKGPLRQRRTGIAYISNVAVRERFRRKGIAKRLIAKAEAQARSWGCRSIALHCDLNNPGATKLYKGQGFKCIKVPEGASWPQPKTSPDIKFNFMMKLLNTPITT; encoded by the exons ATGCATTTTGCTCGTCGCGTTCAGGCTTTActgaaccaaaacaaaaaccagaaaGAATCTCCATTTCCATATAGAGAGGTAGAGGGAGAGGGGGAGGCGGAGAGAGAATCTCTCCAGTTTCTTCCAATAGAAATGCGGTCAATACCGTTGGGATTCTCAGTATCTCCAACATCCATAAACAACCACCTTAATTTCAAtctcaagaaacaaaaacaacaacgacaacaacaaaatcagtatttttttacttcttctTCAACAAGGGTTTCTCGAAATGAACTCGCTCTCTCTTCTCTCCCCAAATCAG GACTATGCAGAGCAAGTCAAGTGGCTGAATTTTATCCTACTGTATCTCCGGAGATAGTTGTAAGGGAAGCGCGGTTGGAGGATTGTTGGGAAGTGGCTGAGACTCACTGCAGTTCCTTCTTTCCTGAATATTCCTTCCCTCTAGATTTTGTGCTGAGGGTTGACAGGCTGGCAGCCATGCTATCAGGATTCAGTATACCAAATGGCTGCAGAAGAACCTGTCTGGTTGCTGTCATAGGTAGCTCAGTTGATCAAACTTTCTATATTGGAATTGAAGATTTCAAAATTGGAGGTTTTGATGGGAAGTTCAGTCTCAATCGAGGCTATGTTACTGGGATATTGACTGTGGACACTGTTGCCGACTTTCTTCCAAGGAAAGGCCCACTCAGGCAGAGAAG GACTGGGATTGCATATATATCCAATGTTGCTGTTCGGGAGAGATTTCGTCGGAAGGGGATAGCTAAAAGACTAATAGCGAAGGCAGAGGCTCAAGCTAGGAGCTGGGGCTGCCGTTCCATTGCGTTGCACTGTGATTTGAATAATCCTGGAGCTACAAAACTGTATAAAGGGCAGGGTTTCAAATGTATTAAGGTACCAGAAGGTGCAAGCTGGCCCCAGCCTAAGACCTCACCAGATATCAAATTCAACTTCATGATGAAGCTTCTAAACACCCCAATCACCACATAG
- the LOC118052464 gene encoding uncharacterized protein isoform X2, protein MAVCEKIVENVILAKNRVLTTNQYNQRDCCSAAAPYNHRNFLSFHGGKKLLPKYHCGFVNRRNIYCNAAPSTTAVPYLEKVDFMKLQNGSDIRGVAVAGVEGEPVTLTEPVTEAIAAAFSAWLLEMKRADASKPLRVSVGHDSRISAQVLQDAVSQGIAGAGLDVVQYGLASTPAMFNSTLTEDEAFLCPVDGAIMITASHLPYNRNGFKFFTNAGGLGKADIKIILERAADIYKSFTDQGLMKSKRKASESIKRLDYMTVYTSDLVKAVRKAAENIEKPLEGFHIVVDAGNGAGGFFAEKVLQPLGAITSGSQFLEPDGMFPNHIPNPEDKTAMKAITQAVLENKADLGIIFDTDVDRSAAVDSIGREFNRNRLIALMSAIVLEEHPGTTIVTDSVTSDGLTTFIEKKLGGKHHRFKRGYKNVIDEAVRLNSVGEESHLAIETSGHGALRENHWLDDGAYLMVKVLNKLASAIASGIAGGSKVLTDLVEGLQEPGVAVELRLKIDQNHPDLKGGSFREYGEAVLQLLENHIESDPKLQKAPVNYEGVRASGFGGWFLLRLSLHDPVLPLNIEATSHEDAVKLGLAVSSAVKEFHALDTSALDKFIQT, encoded by the exons ATGGCAG TGTGCGAGAAGATTgttgaaaatgtaattttagCAAAGAATAGGGTGTTGACGACAAATCAATACAACCAAAGGGACTGTTGTTCTGCGGCGGCCCCTTATAACCACCGCAACTTCCTTTCCTTCCACGGAGGGAAAAAGTTATTACCAAAATACCACTGTGGTTTCGTTAACCGTCGAAATATTTACTGCAATG CTGCTCCGTCGACGACTGCGGTGCCATATCTGGAGAAGGTGGATTTTATGAAGCTTCAGAATGGAAG TGATATTCGAGGTGTGGCTGTTGCTGGCGTTGAGGGAGAACCTGTTACCCTCACTGAACCAGTTACAGAAGCAATAGCAGCAGCCTTTTCCGCGTGGTTACTGGAAATGAAGAGGGCTGATGCATCCAAACCTTTGAGAGTGTCTGTTGGCCATGATTCCCGCATATCTGCACAGGTGTTGCAG GATGCAGTTTCTCAAGGTATTGCTGGTGCAGGCCTGGATGTTGTTCAATATGG ACTGGCATCTACCCCTGCAATGTTTAATAGCACACTAACTGAAGATGAGGCTTTTTTATGTCCTGTTGATGGGGCTATAATGATTACAG CTAGTCATCTTCCTTACAACAGAAATGGGTTCAAATTCTTCACAAATGCTGGTGGGCTTGGGAAGgctgatatcaaaatcattctAGAGCGTGCTGCAGACATTTATAAGAGCTTCACAGATCAAGGTTTAATGAAGTCAAAACGGAAAGCTTCTGAATCCATAAAAAGACTTGATTACATGACTGTGTATACATCTGATCTTGTGAAGGCAGTCCGCAAAGCTGCAGAAAATATAG AGAAGCCATTGGAGGGATTCCATATTGTTGTTGATGCTGGAAATGGAGCAGGAGGATTTTTTGCT gaaaaagttctTCAGCCTCTAGGAGCTATCACCTCTGGCAGTCAGTTTTTGGAACCAGATG GTATGTTTCCAAATCATATTCCCAATCCAGAGGACAAGACAGCAATGAAGGCTATCACCCAGGCAGTCCTTGAGAACAAGGCTGATTTGGGGATCATATTTGATACTGATGTTGACAG ATCTGCTGCTGTTGATTCCATTGGTCGTGAGTTCAACCGGAATCGTCTGATTGCCTTGATGTCTGCCATTGTTCTAGAGGAA CATCCGGGAACAACCATTGTTACAGACAGTGTGACTTCAGATGGCCTGACAACATTTATCGAAAAGAAACTCG GGGGGAAGCACCATCGGTTCAAAAGAGGCTATAAAAATGTCATTGATGAGGCTGTTCGTCTG AACTCTGTTGGTGAGGAATCACATCTGGCCATTGAAACCAGTGGCCACGGAGCTCTGAGAGAAAACCACTGGCTTGATGATGGAGCATACCTCATG gttaaagttttaaataaaCTGGCTTCAGCTATAGCTTCTGGAATTGCTGGTGGCAGCAAAGTTTTGACTGATCTGGTAGAGGGTCTGCAGGAACCAGGAGTAGCTGTGGAATTGAGATTGAAAATCGATCAGAACCATCCAGATCTTAAAGGAGG ATCTTTCCGAGAATATGGAGAGGCAGTGCTGCAACTTTTGGAGAATCATATAGAGTCGGATCCAAAGCTTCAGAAAGCTCCTGTTAACTATGAAGGG GTTCGAGCTTCTGGTTTTGGTGGGTGGTTCCTTCTTAGACTCTCACTTCATGATCCCGTTCTTCCCCTTAACATCGAG GCAACTAGCCATGAAGATGCTGTGAAACTTGGACTCGCTGTGTCTTCTGCTGTCAAGGAATTCCATGCATTGGATACGTCTGCCTTGGATAAGTTTATCCAAACATAA
- the LOC118052464 gene encoding uncharacterized protein isoform X3 — protein MAAAPSTTAVPYLEKVDFMKLQNGSDIRGVAVAGVEGEPVTLTEPVTEAIAAAFSAWLLEMKRADASKPLRVSVGHDSRISAQVLQDAVSQGIAGAGLDVVQYGLASTPAMFNSTLTEDEAFLCPVDGAIMITASHLPYNRNGFKFFTNAGGLGKADIKIILERAADIYKSFTDQGLMKSKRKASESIKRLDYMTVYTSDLVKAVRKAAENIEKPLEGFHIVVDAGNGAGGFFAEKVLQPLGAITSGSQFLEPDGMFPNHIPNPEDKTAMKAITQAVLENKADLGIIFDTDVDRSAAVDSIGREFNRNRLIALMSAIVLEEHPGTTIVTDSVTSDGLTTFIEKKLGGKHHRFKRGYKNVIDEAVRLNSVGEESHLAIETSGHGALRENHWLDDGAYLMVKVLNKLASAIASGIAGGSKVLTDLVEGLQEPGVAVELRLKIDQNHPDLKGGSFREYGEAVLQLLENHIESDPKLQKAPVNYEGVRASGFGGWFLLRLSLHDPVLPLNIEATSHEDAVKLGLAVSSAVKEFHALDTSALDKFIQT, from the exons ATGGCAG CTGCTCCGTCGACGACTGCGGTGCCATATCTGGAGAAGGTGGATTTTATGAAGCTTCAGAATGGAAG TGATATTCGAGGTGTGGCTGTTGCTGGCGTTGAGGGAGAACCTGTTACCCTCACTGAACCAGTTACAGAAGCAATAGCAGCAGCCTTTTCCGCGTGGTTACTGGAAATGAAGAGGGCTGATGCATCCAAACCTTTGAGAGTGTCTGTTGGCCATGATTCCCGCATATCTGCACAGGTGTTGCAG GATGCAGTTTCTCAAGGTATTGCTGGTGCAGGCCTGGATGTTGTTCAATATGG ACTGGCATCTACCCCTGCAATGTTTAATAGCACACTAACTGAAGATGAGGCTTTTTTATGTCCTGTTGATGGGGCTATAATGATTACAG CTAGTCATCTTCCTTACAACAGAAATGGGTTCAAATTCTTCACAAATGCTGGTGGGCTTGGGAAGgctgatatcaaaatcattctAGAGCGTGCTGCAGACATTTATAAGAGCTTCACAGATCAAGGTTTAATGAAGTCAAAACGGAAAGCTTCTGAATCCATAAAAAGACTTGATTACATGACTGTGTATACATCTGATCTTGTGAAGGCAGTCCGCAAAGCTGCAGAAAATATAG AGAAGCCATTGGAGGGATTCCATATTGTTGTTGATGCTGGAAATGGAGCAGGAGGATTTTTTGCT gaaaaagttctTCAGCCTCTAGGAGCTATCACCTCTGGCAGTCAGTTTTTGGAACCAGATG GTATGTTTCCAAATCATATTCCCAATCCAGAGGACAAGACAGCAATGAAGGCTATCACCCAGGCAGTCCTTGAGAACAAGGCTGATTTGGGGATCATATTTGATACTGATGTTGACAG ATCTGCTGCTGTTGATTCCATTGGTCGTGAGTTCAACCGGAATCGTCTGATTGCCTTGATGTCTGCCATTGTTCTAGAGGAA CATCCGGGAACAACCATTGTTACAGACAGTGTGACTTCAGATGGCCTGACAACATTTATCGAAAAGAAACTCG GGGGGAAGCACCATCGGTTCAAAAGAGGCTATAAAAATGTCATTGATGAGGCTGTTCGTCTG AACTCTGTTGGTGAGGAATCACATCTGGCCATTGAAACCAGTGGCCACGGAGCTCTGAGAGAAAACCACTGGCTTGATGATGGAGCATACCTCATG gttaaagttttaaataaaCTGGCTTCAGCTATAGCTTCTGGAATTGCTGGTGGCAGCAAAGTTTTGACTGATCTGGTAGAGGGTCTGCAGGAACCAGGAGTAGCTGTGGAATTGAGATTGAAAATCGATCAGAACCATCCAGATCTTAAAGGAGG ATCTTTCCGAGAATATGGAGAGGCAGTGCTGCAACTTTTGGAGAATCATATAGAGTCGGATCCAAAGCTTCAGAAAGCTCCTGTTAACTATGAAGGG GTTCGAGCTTCTGGTTTTGGTGGGTGGTTCCTTCTTAGACTCTCACTTCATGATCCCGTTCTTCCCCTTAACATCGAG GCAACTAGCCATGAAGATGCTGTGAAACTTGGACTCGCTGTGTCTTCTGCTGTCAAGGAATTCCATGCATTGGATACGTCTGCCTTGGATAAGTTTATCCAAACATAA
- the LOC118052464 gene encoding uncharacterized protein isoform X1 — MAAVCEKIVENVILAKNRVLTTNQYNQRDCCSAAAPYNHRNFLSFHGGKKLLPKYHCGFVNRRNIYCNAAPSTTAVPYLEKVDFMKLQNGSDIRGVAVAGVEGEPVTLTEPVTEAIAAAFSAWLLEMKRADASKPLRVSVGHDSRISAQVLQDAVSQGIAGAGLDVVQYGLASTPAMFNSTLTEDEAFLCPVDGAIMITASHLPYNRNGFKFFTNAGGLGKADIKIILERAADIYKSFTDQGLMKSKRKASESIKRLDYMTVYTSDLVKAVRKAAENIEKPLEGFHIVVDAGNGAGGFFAEKVLQPLGAITSGSQFLEPDGMFPNHIPNPEDKTAMKAITQAVLENKADLGIIFDTDVDRSAAVDSIGREFNRNRLIALMSAIVLEEHPGTTIVTDSVTSDGLTTFIEKKLGGKHHRFKRGYKNVIDEAVRLNSVGEESHLAIETSGHGALRENHWLDDGAYLMVKVLNKLASAIASGIAGGSKVLTDLVEGLQEPGVAVELRLKIDQNHPDLKGGSFREYGEAVLQLLENHIESDPKLQKAPVNYEGVRASGFGGWFLLRLSLHDPVLPLNIEATSHEDAVKLGLAVSSAVKEFHALDTSALDKFIQT, encoded by the exons ATGGCAG CAGTGTGCGAGAAGATTgttgaaaatgtaattttagCAAAGAATAGGGTGTTGACGACAAATCAATACAACCAAAGGGACTGTTGTTCTGCGGCGGCCCCTTATAACCACCGCAACTTCCTTTCCTTCCACGGAGGGAAAAAGTTATTACCAAAATACCACTGTGGTTTCGTTAACCGTCGAAATATTTACTGCAATG CTGCTCCGTCGACGACTGCGGTGCCATATCTGGAGAAGGTGGATTTTATGAAGCTTCAGAATGGAAG TGATATTCGAGGTGTGGCTGTTGCTGGCGTTGAGGGAGAACCTGTTACCCTCACTGAACCAGTTACAGAAGCAATAGCAGCAGCCTTTTCCGCGTGGTTACTGGAAATGAAGAGGGCTGATGCATCCAAACCTTTGAGAGTGTCTGTTGGCCATGATTCCCGCATATCTGCACAGGTGTTGCAG GATGCAGTTTCTCAAGGTATTGCTGGTGCAGGCCTGGATGTTGTTCAATATGG ACTGGCATCTACCCCTGCAATGTTTAATAGCACACTAACTGAAGATGAGGCTTTTTTATGTCCTGTTGATGGGGCTATAATGATTACAG CTAGTCATCTTCCTTACAACAGAAATGGGTTCAAATTCTTCACAAATGCTGGTGGGCTTGGGAAGgctgatatcaaaatcattctAGAGCGTGCTGCAGACATTTATAAGAGCTTCACAGATCAAGGTTTAATGAAGTCAAAACGGAAAGCTTCTGAATCCATAAAAAGACTTGATTACATGACTGTGTATACATCTGATCTTGTGAAGGCAGTCCGCAAAGCTGCAGAAAATATAG AGAAGCCATTGGAGGGATTCCATATTGTTGTTGATGCTGGAAATGGAGCAGGAGGATTTTTTGCT gaaaaagttctTCAGCCTCTAGGAGCTATCACCTCTGGCAGTCAGTTTTTGGAACCAGATG GTATGTTTCCAAATCATATTCCCAATCCAGAGGACAAGACAGCAATGAAGGCTATCACCCAGGCAGTCCTTGAGAACAAGGCTGATTTGGGGATCATATTTGATACTGATGTTGACAG ATCTGCTGCTGTTGATTCCATTGGTCGTGAGTTCAACCGGAATCGTCTGATTGCCTTGATGTCTGCCATTGTTCTAGAGGAA CATCCGGGAACAACCATTGTTACAGACAGTGTGACTTCAGATGGCCTGACAACATTTATCGAAAAGAAACTCG GGGGGAAGCACCATCGGTTCAAAAGAGGCTATAAAAATGTCATTGATGAGGCTGTTCGTCTG AACTCTGTTGGTGAGGAATCACATCTGGCCATTGAAACCAGTGGCCACGGAGCTCTGAGAGAAAACCACTGGCTTGATGATGGAGCATACCTCATG gttaaagttttaaataaaCTGGCTTCAGCTATAGCTTCTGGAATTGCTGGTGGCAGCAAAGTTTTGACTGATCTGGTAGAGGGTCTGCAGGAACCAGGAGTAGCTGTGGAATTGAGATTGAAAATCGATCAGAACCATCCAGATCTTAAAGGAGG ATCTTTCCGAGAATATGGAGAGGCAGTGCTGCAACTTTTGGAGAATCATATAGAGTCGGATCCAAAGCTTCAGAAAGCTCCTGTTAACTATGAAGGG GTTCGAGCTTCTGGTTTTGGTGGGTGGTTCCTTCTTAGACTCTCACTTCATGATCCCGTTCTTCCCCTTAACATCGAG GCAACTAGCCATGAAGATGCTGTGAAACTTGGACTCGCTGTGTCTTCTGCTGTCAAGGAATTCCATGCATTGGATACGTCTGCCTTGGATAAGTTTATCCAAACATAA
- the LOC118052466 gene encoding ubiquitin-like protein 5, which yields MLEVVLNDRLGKKVRVKCNDDDTIGDLKKLVAAQTGTRAEKIRIQKWYNIYKDHITLKDYEIHDGMGLELYYN from the coding sequence ATGTTGGAGGTGGTGTTGAACGATCGTTTGGGAAAGAAAGTGAGAGTGAAGTGCAACGACGACGACACGATCGGCGACCTCAAGAAGCTCGTGGCTGCACAGACCGGTACCCGAGCTGAGAAGATCCGGATCCAGAAGTGGTACAACATCTATAAAGACCATATTACCCTCAAGGATTACGAGATTCATGATGGCATGGGCCTCGAGCTCTACTACAACTAG
- the LOC118052446 gene encoding mRNA-decapping enzyme subunit 2: MSGLNRSSSAALKNGGLPPQELLDDLCSRFVLNVPKEDQQSFERILFLVEYAHWFYEDNSVEKNPSLKSFTLKEFTSLMFNSCDVLRPYVAHIDDIFKDFTSYKVKVPVTGAIILDETFERCLLVKGWKGTSWSFPRGKKNKDEEDHACAVQEVLEETGFDVSNLLNKDDYIEEMFGQQRVRLYIIAGVKDDTAFAPLTKKEISEIAWQRLDDLQPASYEVISRSITGLKLYMVAPFLASLKSWISSHQLPVATRLDMPLKAMCVWKARNNSIGSSTVIMESHLNKPGSDAHPPDMGPGKSFRNFRFDTAAILRAMESGFSA, translated from the exons ATGTCCGGTCTGAATCGATCTAGCAGCGCTGCGTTAAAGAACGGCGGCCTTCCTCCTCAAGAACTTCTTGACGATCTCTGCAGTCGGTTTGTCTTAAATGTGCCCAAAGAAGACCAACAATCCTTCGAGAGAATTCTATTTCTCGTCGAGTACGCTCATTGGTTCTATGAAGATAACTCTGTCGAGAAAAATCCCTCCTTAAAGTCTTTCACTTTGAAGGAATTCACTTCTTTAA TGTTTAACAGTTGTGATGTTTTAAGACCGTATGTTGCtcatattgatgatatttttaaggattttacTTCTTACAAAGTTAAAGTTCCTGTGACCGGTGCGATTATTTTGGATGAGACTTTCGAACGG TGCTTGCTAGTGAAGGGATGGAAAGGGACGAGCTGGAGTTTCCCTAGGGGGAAAAAGAACAAAGACGAGGAAGACCATGCTTGTGCTGTCCAAGAA GTGCTGGAGGAAACTGGTTTTGATGTTTCAAATCTTCTTAACAAAGATGACTACATTGAAGAGATGTTTGGACAGCAGAGGGTGCGGCTCTACATAATTGCTGGTGTGAAGGATGATACTGCCTTTGCACCCCTTACAAAAAAGGAGATCAGT GAAATTGCATGGCAGCGGCTTGATGATCTTCAGCCAGCAAGTTACGAAGTAATATCTCGCAGCATCACTGGCCTCAAGCTTTACATGGTTGCTCCATTTTTAGC GTCTTTGAAATCATGGATTTCGTCACACCAGCTCCCGGTAGCCACTAGACTCGATATGCCTCTCAAAG CTATGTGCGTGTGGAAAGCAAGGAACAATTCTATAGGGAGCAGCACAGTGATAATGGAGAGCCATTTAAATAAGCCTGGATCTGATGCTCATCCTCCTGACATGGGCCCTGGCAAGAGCTTCagaaattttagatttgatacTGCTGCCATCTTGCGAGCGATGGAATCTGGGTTTTCTGCTTAA